The Littorina saxatilis isolate snail1 unplaced genomic scaffold, US_GU_Lsax_2.0 scaffold_2784, whole genome shotgun sequence sequence CTTATTGGATAGCCACCCATTGAATGGAGaaaaaacaaagcatactaaactgctaaaATTAAgcatgaaataaaaaaaaaatgtgaccctccaccacgaaatgagtcgcatgtcacctcgcgcggttctgcgctaggcttaatataagtccggggagtgtctggtaacagtgtgagggtcactttagtcacaggcgtataactcaaacagttttcgctcttttctaaaacggttttcaccactggatagagcatacaaaactcttcaggaaaatgtaaaaatatgaaaatcatgcaaaggtgacatgcgactcattccgtggtggagggtcacatataaggaaatacaaacaaccaacagcatcgtttaGTGTGTTTGGGTAGTTGACACGTTTTATTCATAAAACAGGGCAGAAAATGGCGACCGActtgttgcacagcgacaggtcatacatgacaaaggacgGTAAATGAGGCCTGACTAATACAGTTATTGTCttcctgtgtgtgtctgagtgatacACTGTTTTAACAAactattgcgtcctgtatctaaaactatatagttttgttgtattttattggAAATTATGCTTACAAATTAAGAAAACCgttaaataaccactatctttattttgGAAAAAAGACACTTCAAATCAACTTCTGTCTACTccttattattattgtttttcaaaaatatatagttttATGGAGTTTGACGTAGAAAATATGCTCAGACTTAACATATTCGGATCGTTGAATTATTAAAAATTGAACTTCCAAGCTCAGTGCAGCCGATAACAGGATAAAAGCACGTCATTTTAAGTGTTAAACACGCACATGACGacatactgaaaggtgatgaattatggcttctcCTTGCGACATTGTATTTCAATATGGTAAAAATtgtaaaggggtttctttctcagattagTTTGTGtcctctgtctatctctctatgtctccgtctgtctgactgattcaatttaATGTGTAATTCCTTAGTTTTGCAAAAATAAAACTAAGTATGATATACACTGAGTGTACCTAATTGATACAGGTCTcgaaattcttattgtaaacatgtgagttttattcaaaacttaattggtgttttaaacgcAAAAATGGGGCACgctgtgatgagtagaagaatgagcgtttacgagcagaaaaatCCTATCAAAGTCAAGATTCGTAGTTTTCTTTctctattttcaccttgtagcttcctacagacactaagcaaaaATGAAGTACCACTTAAAAttcaatatcttgtactttatttttgaCCATCGTGCAACACTTCATTTagccatgatctgagctgttcacactGTACAAAGATTATCTGTCAAAAGTTTGGCAATGTGAAGGTCGTATGGTGattggagattacatgaagtctcaattaaaaactTCAAAATTGTTTCAGAGTTAAagacgattttgtgaggctctggatCGTCCAAGATTTACGAAGCACCTACGAAGCACGGTAAAGGTTAAAAAGAGACATCTACCGGAGTGATTTTATGATACAGAATGTTcaatatgatgacatgccaagaatcaTACAAACGAGGTTTGGGTAATAGAATGAGGTACCTGACAGATCAGTTACAATCACAGGACCTATTTTGTAAGTGGCATTAAACCCTTATTTACGTTTGTTGGGatgatgtgtttctatttgaaCTATTGTAATGTGCGTTTCCGATATGGCTGGAAATAGCTCAGATGATGTTTTCGTAGGCTACAATTAGACCAGTTTCTTTATTCGCATGAACagatgtgaccctccaccacggaatgagtcgcatgtcacctttgcatgatttttatatttttacattttcgtaaaaagttgtttatgctctcaccggtggtgaaaaccgttttagcaAAGAGCGacaactttttgagttataagcatgtgactaagATGATCCTCACACTGACACCTTGACACCCCCCGGACGTATAttaggcctagcgcagaaccccgcgaggtgacatccgactcattccgtggtggggGTTCACATATTTCCCAGGAGCATCCGCGCcattttaacaaaacaaataagaaaatgCAGGACAGAGTCCACAAACTCACATTTAAAACAATTTAAACAATAGACAGTGACATGTGGGCACAGACCTGCAAAACGACCCATTACCTCCATATTGAAAACTGGCAACAGAAGATGCACAAAGGGTCGTATAATAATGTACTCTAAAAATAAGCATTCTGAGTGATCATTAAaagctgccatattcgtagcgttcattaattaattcatattgtttacacgtgccaataatgttataaaactgtacctaaggggatataataacgattggctgtagctttctaacacagaaaaaattatttcagtattgcaaagtgatgttgatagtgtcgaatgtaaacagaacagtctcaaacgccatctttggtttacgaaacgtcacgaagtgacgtcaacggtgtAAAAATAggccaagtcctggagaactaaacaatgcaataaagaattaattatttctcgtaattgagttgttcttcagtactggtgacagaaagggggaaaagtggtcaaaattcaaatctctagttttgtttttgaaatattgctttttataaagcagaaatactgtagtatctgttgtacataagaaaaaatcactggttcacatggttcctacataatctaacttttaaagctggttcttgtgtgtctgtgtgtatgtttgtatgatgacgataggacccgaaacggctgcacggactgagacaggaattgcagagaatgttctttgccactcgagtcgtgtcataaggtacttttggaatagcaaatttgaaaggattcttcaaaaaacggcggaaaacattatataccctgtgagctatcgaggatcctccccgtctgggctgtcgaaacatggtcttgttaaaagacgttttcaaatgcggttaacggagagatacactcgaagcacatttagcgaagttatgttgccaaatcatcaaagatcaacatttcactacacggatcgatgtgcacagtcgaaatagatgtgactttcacacgaccgaagactacttactagcagactagcaaacgacaagatctaaatatttagatcagtcagagcaatccgttgaagaacagttactccgcttattcgtcttcagttaagcttatttcccctgccataagtttccttgcagatctacagtcgcgtagtgaaatgaactagtgtcatcggaagattcttctcagtcaatgatcaaagcacagtaagttctatgctgacaaaagtcactttcggacaacacgacgattgacttaatttatgagcccaaaggtaacaatatcgacaagaatgtacgcatttgacattaaatgaaacattcatagacagtttccaactcaccagatctgccaaagagccgtcattcgtgaaaaaacgatgattttaatcagacaggtatcggaaacaagccttggtcacctgcgttattccttccaaggcgacgtgacggcgccacatttgtttgtttatggatgtttatcgcgaaacaacacagttgaaatttgtgtgtaaaataccacaaatttgtggtgaatcagttcgtcatctgcgtttcgattgtaattaagtcagattggagttactttgaatcgaaggcgagggtaacctgcgttatttgtgggacatcgtgaacaaatctgattgcaatattttatacagaaagtaaatttcaatgattctggctcagacttgtagatctgttatgcagtgtgttggtagtgtatctgcttttctgctatgaagctcatttggagtgatacgctgatcgaagtggggtaccctatgtgggacatcagccgtatgcagattacgcctcagaacactctcgcatttcacaaagacaacaataatttgcaacatttcaagaactgcatcagttttattagatactatttcaacaacaacagcacaaacacgactattatcaacaacacagaacgggaggtaagtcttcaaagacgcaccaagtgtgcgttcccgtttttggacgccatttttgctggcattttcacagtaaatcttaatatttccatatctattgaatgattttggtattttctttgattgtgccgattctcctatctctctggcatgtactgggtgctttgtgaccagtttctcccctagactgtattgaaaaatgcgtccgtgtgagctgacccccacttgtgaccagtagcaaagaacaactcatttggtaaggacttcaaacctaacactttgcaggaagcttaatttatacatccccgcaacgatgggaaaagccctggaagtaattaaactaattaaataggactatgtcagcctttaagcgCTGTTTAAAAGTGTTTACAATCTGCCACGGCCGTCACGTGTATTTACCCTTCTAACATAAACATAAACATCATACGACTACATTATTGGACACGCAGGTAAGCTTGGACAGCCTTAAGAGACATGTGAACCGAATCGACAGTCCAAAAAGCATCCCTCTCATCTCCAGACCAAAGATCACTGTTCTTGTTCAGACGTCCGAGGGCAGAGCAGACAGAAGAGCAAGTGTCTCCACTGTACCACCACCCCCATCCATGTCGTTGGGCGCAGTTGATGGTGGTAGAGTTGTCGCTGTCGTTGTCGTAGGTGCTGAATGGGGCTCCGACAAGGGGGCTCAAACAGTCGCCTTTTGGGGGAATAGAAAGAAAAGGAgataaaacatcacacacacacgcagacagacagacacacacacacacacacccacacacccacacacacacacacacatacgcacacacgcacgcgcacacacacacacccacaattcACAAACACgtccacacaagcacacacacacacacacacacacacacacacacatacacacacacatatatatatatatataagacttcAATACTCAATATACCTGGCGGTCTGTTGGGTACATTTGGATTCATCGTGAACTTATAACCTGTATCAGCACCGCCCAGTTGGAAGTCACTGTATAGAACATACACCTTTGTTCCATTGGACAAGGTCAAGGCGAACATTAGACCGTAGTTCTTGCCCTCGTTCAAGGTTAGGTGTCTCACGTGATCCAATCCTAGCCAATGGTCGCCGCTCACCTGTCACAGACTTAGTTATATATTTGCTGGTTACAGAAAAGAAAGATATGACTTGAACAAAGATTAGCATGTCCCTAAGCGTTTATGTTCAGTCAGCTTAAGTAAAAAACAGTTATCTACGAACTTGAAAAATTATGAACATTTCCCCAAACTCGTATTCTTTGAACTAACATTTTGGTCATTCTTAGGAAAATGGTTGCCCAACGCCTTTCATGTGAGTTTTCAAAATGGCTAGCATGACACAAACTTATATTCGTAGAAAAAAACTTCTGCCGTTTTTAGGGAAGAAATGTCCCTTTGAGTTGTAAAATGGCTAGCAGTAGCATGAACAAAAAATTCCCAAtcgcagaaaacacacacacaaaaagtctgTTGTTCTAAGGAAGATAGGTACCCCCATAGCTTGTAAAATAGTTAGCATAATCTGGAATTCTTATTTATTGCAGAAACATCCATTATATTGTACTCCAAAAGTTAGCAATATGGCTAGGATGACCAAAACTTTAGTGTAtttatacttcttcttcttcttcttcttcttcttcttcttcttcttcttcttcttcttcttcttcttcttcttcttcttcttcttcttcttcttcttcttcttcttcttcttcttcttcttcttcttcttcttcttcttcttctgcgttcgtgggctgaaactcccacgtacactcgtgtttttgcacgagtggatttttacatgtatgaccgtttttacctcaccatttaggcagccataggccgctttcggagaaagcatgctgggtattttcgtgtttctataacccaccgaactctgacatggattacaattATCTACGAGTTTGAAAAATTGTGAACATTTCCCCAAACTCGTATTCTTTGAACTAACATTTGGGTCATTCTTAGGAAAATGGTTGCCCAACGCCTTTCATGTGAGTTTTCTAAATGGCTAGCATGACGCAAACCTGTATTCGTAGAAAAAACTTCTGCCGTTTTAAGAAAGAAATGTCCCTTTGGGTTGTAAAATGGCTAGCAGTAGCATGAACAAAAAATTCCCAATCGtagaaaacacacacgcaacaaATCTGTCGTTCTAAGGAAGGTAGGTACATGTACCCTCATAGCTTGCATGATCTGGAATTCTTATTTATTGCAGAAACATCCATCATATTATACTCCATAGGTTAACAACATGGCTAGCATGACCAAAACTGTACAGCATTCATACACATTACTAATTAGAACTTTTTTGGAGAAGTAAATCCTCTGCAGGTAACTTGCTATTTTCTGTGCAAGATGAAACAAgatgttattgttgttactATTGGCAATTGTGGTCACTGACCTGTCCAAAACCACGAACATACTCCTGCCAGGTTCTGTTGAAGTCCACATCTCCCTTcgtttgctgaaaaaagtaGGTGCGGCCCAGATTGGGAATGCAGAAGACGGGGAAGGGGGCCGGGGAAGCAGGGGGGTGAATGAGATAAGGCCGTTTTTCAGTTTGTCCCGTGTTGCCGATGTCCTTGCAGTCTGAAATCACACACTGAATTACCATCTTCAGTTTACATCTCTATTtaaatacagtggaatcccccttttaagaccctgttttatcagactttctgttcagaacctctgtacaattacccccattttaagactccctcctttttaagacctgattttctcagatttttggaggtcttaaaat is a genomic window containing:
- the LOC138954554 gene encoding angiopoietin-related protein 4-like, encoding MEAVNGSVKFYKEKKTKESPARPEMCKNGGVYSVDNDTCQCEAPYHGTNCTHVYRDCKDIGNTGQTEKRPYLIHPPASPAPFPVFCIPNLGRTYFFQQTKGDVDFNRTWQEYVRGFGQVSGDHWLGLDHVRHLTLNEGKNYGLMFALTLSNGTKVYVLYSDFQLGGADTGYKFTMNPNVPNRPPGDCLSPLVGAPFSTYDNDSDNSTTINCAQRHGWGWWYSGDTCSSVCSALGRLNKNSDL